A single Phycisphaerae bacterium DNA region contains:
- a CDS encoding 5-(carboxyamino)imidazole ribonucleotide synthase, with translation MKIGILGGGQLGRMLALAGHNLAIRTLVLEESAECPAVNVTDVLVGSFEHRGDLERIAAACSVVTYEFENVPIEAARYLAERVQVSPPPQALESAQDRLLEKRLFQSLDIDTPAFEPVDSRSDLASAVERIGLPAVLKTRRMGYDGKGQRILNIESDMDAAWEALGGVPMILERYVPFDREVAIIAVRTRDGSHAFYPLVETRQRDGILRTAVAPEPRWTEPLQEAAETYAARLLDRLEYVGVLALELFEHEGSLLGNEFAPRVHNSGHWTIDGAETSQFENHLRAILGLPLGSTAAIGHVGMVNLIGVLPTLESMLQIPHARVHLYGKRPRPGRKIGHVTVRADDPSTLIARLDALIEIVRLAESAD, from the coding sequence ATGAAAATCGGCATTCTGGGCGGCGGCCAGCTCGGGCGCATGCTTGCGCTAGCTGGACACAACCTCGCCATCCGCACGCTGGTTCTGGAAGAGTCGGCTGAGTGTCCGGCTGTTAACGTGACCGATGTGCTCGTCGGCTCCTTCGAGCATCGCGGCGACCTGGAGCGGATCGCGGCCGCGTGCAGCGTCGTCACCTATGAGTTCGAGAACGTACCGATTGAGGCGGCACGCTATCTGGCTGAACGCGTCCAGGTGTCTCCTCCGCCGCAGGCGCTCGAGTCGGCACAGGATCGTTTGCTCGAGAAGCGCCTTTTCCAATCGCTGGACATCGATACACCGGCATTCGAGCCGGTGGATTCCCGGAGCGACCTCGCCTCGGCCGTCGAGCGGATTGGATTGCCCGCCGTTCTGAAGACGCGGCGGATGGGTTATGACGGCAAGGGCCAGCGCATCCTGAACATTGAGAGCGACATGGATGCCGCATGGGAGGCACTTGGCGGCGTCCCGATGATTCTTGAACGATATGTTCCGTTTGACCGCGAAGTGGCGATCATCGCGGTTCGGACACGTGACGGATCGCATGCGTTCTATCCGCTCGTCGAGACCCGGCAGCGTGACGGCATTCTTCGGACGGCGGTCGCTCCCGAGCCGCGATGGACAGAGCCTCTCCAGGAGGCCGCGGAGACATACGCCGCGCGCCTGCTTGATCGGCTTGAATATGTCGGTGTGCTGGCATTGGAGCTATTCGAGCATGAAGGCTCGCTGCTGGGAAACGAATTTGCACCGCGCGTTCACAACTCCGGCCATTGGACGATCGACGGCGCCGAAACCAGCCAGTTCGAGAACCATTTGCGAGCGATTCTTGGTCTGCCACTCGGATCGACGGCGGCAATCGGCCATGTCGGCATGGTGAATCTGATCGGCGTCTTGCCGACACTGGAGTCCATGCTGCAAATTCCGCACGCCCGCGTTCACCTCTATGGCAAACGCCCGCGGCCCGGGAGAAAGATCGGCCATGTCACCGTTCGGGCCGACGACCCATCCACGCTGATCGCGCGGCTTGATGCACTGATCGAGATCGTACGACTGGCAGAGTCTGCGGACTGA
- a CDS encoding amidohydrolase — translation MIPTARFFNWCLIAAVAVFAVVPDVRAEGAPSDDAIRAIDAHITKDLPAWFEFYKVCHANPELSLHEKESSERIAEAFARIGLKVTRHVGGFGVVGMLENGPGPVLLIRGDMDALPVVEETGLPYASKVLHTETDGSKVGVMHACGHDMHMTVLVATAQTLAGVKDLWAGTIMFVAQPAEEIGQGARLMLEDGLYQRFGTPNYALALHVSHELKVGTIGYSPEWALANVDSVDITIHGRGGHGAYPHQTVDPIVTASQLVLALQTIVSRRLDPRDTAVVTVGSIHGGTKHNVIPETVTLQLTVRSYTNEVRKKLLDSIRQIAIDTCKAAACPKPPDVRVVDEDFTPAVFNDPELSDQIVGVFERVLGAPNVIRRPPSMGGEDFSRYSRDAKGVKGFIYWLGVIDDARFAAAQQPNGPALPSIHSSTFRPDPEPSIRTGVRTMSAAALSILSK, via the coding sequence ATGATTCCCACCGCACGTTTCTTCAATTGGTGTCTAATTGCAGCCGTCGCCGTCTTCGCGGTCGTTCCCGACGTTCGTGCCGAAGGGGCTCCGTCGGACGATGCGATCCGAGCGATCGACGCGCACATCACGAAAGACCTTCCGGCATGGTTCGAGTTTTACAAGGTTTGCCATGCGAATCCCGAACTTTCGTTGCACGAGAAGGAAAGCTCCGAGCGAATCGCCGAAGCCTTTGCGAGAATCGGCCTGAAAGTCACTCGTCATGTCGGCGGCTTCGGGGTCGTCGGCATGCTTGAGAACGGGCCCGGCCCGGTCCTGCTAATTCGCGGAGACATGGACGCCCTGCCGGTCGTCGAAGAGACGGGCCTGCCCTATGCAAGCAAAGTGTTGCACACCGAGACAGACGGCAGCAAGGTCGGCGTCATGCACGCCTGCGGTCATGACATGCATATGACCGTCCTTGTCGCGACGGCGCAGACGCTGGCGGGGGTGAAAGACCTCTGGGCCGGCACCATCATGTTCGTGGCCCAACCCGCCGAGGAGATCGGTCAAGGCGCCCGACTGATGCTGGAGGATGGTCTCTATCAACGATTCGGCACGCCAAACTACGCGCTGGCCCTGCACGTCTCGCATGAGTTAAAGGTCGGAACGATCGGCTATTCTCCTGAATGGGCCCTGGCCAACGTAGATTCCGTCGACATCACAATCCACGGACGGGGCGGTCACGGGGCGTACCCGCATCAGACCGTCGATCCCATCGTCACCGCGTCGCAACTCGTGCTCGCACTGCAAACCATCGTCAGCCGCCGACTGGACCCGCGCGATACGGCCGTTGTAACCGTTGGATCGATTCATGGCGGCACGAAGCACAATGTGATCCCCGAGACCGTGACGCTGCAACTCACGGTGCGGTCGTATACGAACGAGGTCCGAAAGAAGCTGCTGGACTCGATCCGTCAAATCGCGATCGATACCTGCAAGGCGGCAGCGTGTCCGAAGCCGCCGGACGTGCGAGTGGTCGATGAAGATTTCACGCCCGCAGTCTTCAATGATCCCGAACTGAGCGATCAGATCGTCGGTGTCTTCGAGCGCGTCCTTGGAGCGCCCAACGTGATTCGCCGCCCCCCTTCGATGGGAGGCGAGGATTTTTCGCGATACTCACGGGATGCAAAAGGCGTCAAGGGATTCATCTACTGGCTTGGCGTGATCGACGATGCACGATTTGCCGCGGCTCAACAGCCCAACGGCCCCGCGCTGCCATCGATCCACTCATCCACATTTCGGCCAGATCCGGAGCCGAGCATTCGCACTGGCGTGCGCACGATGAGCGCGGCGGCGCTGTCGATCCTGTCGAAGTGA
- a CDS encoding sulfatase, which produces MRNDLNSRHGAAGRRSLPAKCLGTALLWVMVVTAGCDRTPDRPVPKETSRNVILILIDTLRADKLGCYGNSLGLTPNIDRLAAGGFRFDQAFSHAPWTLPATASLLTSAYPQQHGAGVKKGGRSLEFNGLAEGVRTIAQCFYDQGYDTAAIANVFFLAPQYGLDRGFSVYDFVAPDRTQRVHRRATEVTDWAVNWIKQQRKSSNRPFFLLVHYFDPHLAYDPPERFRRKFAMPEDLTPDPTLFGSRGDMIDFREGRIKPADLPIKRLEALYNGEVAYTDEQVGRLVDELGGMGLAEKTLLVVTADHGEEFFDHGGFEHGHSLYDEMIRVPLIFWAPGLIRPGEARKSVGHVDVAPTLCSLTRIEPEAKFVGKSLERLLFGENRLDESVFSQGNMWGPDLTAIRVKGRHKFIERPPGRELYDIVEDPKETRNLVRESKFIALADELEKVLASFKKLLGERLGTSVKLSKDEIDRLRGGGYWVDIDESGPSDDNDSGLTDRPATSAPSSGR; this is translated from the coding sequence ATGCGAAACGACTTGAATTCCAGACATGGCGCCGCAGGCCGGCGAAGTTTGCCGGCGAAGTGCCTGGGGACCGCGCTACTATGGGTGATGGTCGTGACGGCCGGCTGCGATCGCACGCCGGATCGGCCCGTTCCCAAAGAGACCTCGCGAAACGTCATTCTGATTCTCATCGACACGTTGCGAGCCGACAAGCTTGGCTGCTATGGAAACAGCCTTGGGCTGACGCCGAATATTGATCGCCTGGCCGCAGGGGGCTTTCGGTTCGATCAAGCCTTTTCACATGCGCCTTGGACGCTGCCGGCAACGGCGTCGCTGTTGACGTCCGCGTATCCTCAGCAGCACGGAGCCGGTGTGAAGAAGGGCGGCCGCTCGCTCGAGTTCAACGGATTGGCCGAGGGGGTGCGCACGATCGCGCAGTGTTTTTACGACCAAGGTTATGACACGGCAGCGATTGCGAACGTTTTCTTTCTCGCGCCGCAGTATGGGCTTGATCGCGGTTTTTCGGTGTATGATTTTGTGGCGCCGGACCGGACACAACGCGTTCATCGTCGCGCGACGGAAGTGACGGACTGGGCGGTGAACTGGATAAAACAGCAACGCAAGTCGTCGAATCGCCCTTTCTTTCTGCTGGTGCACTACTTCGATCCGCATCTGGCGTACGATCCGCCGGAGCGTTTCCGCAGAAAATTCGCGATGCCCGAGGATTTGACGCCCGATCCGACGCTGTTCGGCAGCCGAGGCGACATGATCGATTTCCGCGAGGGACGTATCAAACCCGCCGATTTACCGATCAAACGGCTCGAAGCGCTCTATAACGGCGAGGTTGCGTACACCGACGAGCAGGTCGGCCGACTTGTTGACGAACTTGGCGGAATGGGGCTGGCCGAGAAGACGCTGCTGGTCGTGACGGCCGACCACGGTGAAGAGTTTTTCGATCACGGCGGGTTCGAGCACGGGCACTCTTTGTACGACGAGATGATCCGGGTGCCGCTGATATTCTGGGCGCCGGGCCTGATCCGTCCCGGTGAGGCGCGCAAGAGTGTGGGTCACGTGGATGTTGCGCCGACGCTATGTTCGCTGACCCGGATCGAACCGGAGGCGAAATTCGTCGGCAAGAGCCTCGAACGTCTCTTGTTTGGCGAGAACCGGCTGGACGAATCAGTCTTTTCGCAGGGAAACATGTGGGGTCCGGACCTGACGGCGATTCGCGTCAAAGGTCGCCACAAGTTTATCGAGCGTCCGCCGGGGCGCGAACTTTATGATATTGTTGAGGATCCGAAGGAAACGCGGAATCTGGTGCGGGAGTCGAAGTTCATCGCGCTCGCGGACGAATTGGAAAAGGTGCTGGCTTCGTTCAAGAAGCTGCTCGGCGAACGGCTCGGCACTTCGGTGAAGCTGTCAAAGGACGAGATCGACCGATTGCGCGGTGGCGGTTACTGGGTTGATATCGATGAAAGCGGGCCGTCGGACGATAACGATAGCGGCTTGACGGATCGCCCGGCGACGAGCGCGCCTTCGTCGGGAAGATGA
- a CDS encoding metal-dependent hydrolase, protein MSIKITFIGHSAFYLESGEHRIAIDPFITGNPVARLKTSDIHPGHIVVTHGHEDHVGDTLELAKSNRAVVYSSWEICGYLGEQGIPDNQRQPGNAGGKIKSPFGWVAFTQAFHSSSHGGRYMGQPMGVMIHIGGRTIYHCGDTGLFGDMKLLGEIYKPDVAMIPVGDRFTMGPELGKLAAEMIKPKIAIPMHYGTFSGFLTGDISAFSPAGVEVKAMKPGESWELH, encoded by the coding sequence ATGTCGATCAAAATTACCTTCATCGGTCACTCGGCATTTTATCTCGAGAGTGGTGAACACCGGATCGCCATCGACCCGTTCATCACCGGAAATCCGGTCGCCAGGCTGAAGACCTCCGATATTCATCCGGGACACATCGTTGTTACTCACGGGCACGAAGACCACGTCGGTGACACGCTGGAACTCGCCAAGTCGAACCGGGCGGTTGTTTATTCGTCGTGGGAAATCTGCGGATACCTCGGCGAGCAAGGCATTCCCGACAATCAAAGGCAGCCCGGCAACGCCGGCGGAAAGATAAAATCACCGTTCGGCTGGGTCGCGTTCACACAGGCATTCCATTCCTCTTCGCATGGAGGCCGATACATGGGACAGCCGATGGGCGTGATGATCCACATCGGCGGCCGAACGATCTATCACTGCGGCGACACCGGTCTTTTCGGGGACATGAAGCTGCTCGGCGAGATTTACAAGCCCGATGTTGCGATGATTCCGGTGGGTGACCGATTCACGATGGGGCCGGAGCTTGGCAAACTGGCGGCTGAAATGATCAAGCCGAAGATCGCCATCCCCATGCACTACGGCACGTTTTCCGGATTCCTCACCGGCGATATCTCCGCCTTTTCACCGGCCGGCGTTGAAGTCAAAGCGATGAAGCCGGGCGAGTCATGGGAACTGCACTGA
- a CDS encoding prepilin-type N-terminal cleavage/methylation domain-containing protein translates to MPEVEGPSETVKEVWTVKRSKAFTLIELLVVIAIIALLISILLPSLSRARELSKRTVCAANLKGLGQSMYIYAQDDPGTFPAIAQVWNANNGAMQNFLPNNRINEPSTTGTPSVSVDLWALLRANNSTPKQFNCPSTTDIPDPAQDTTAYFDFLSENPASGASQYLSYGYHYQHDPNRRIVGTSSEPTFPIMADGNPYIKGGITGVAPLTDRREAGRGNSKNHTNREGENILFQDSHVSFEKGPDVGLSGRISPGLTVSRGRDNCYTYVAAGATQPVDAGTAIPTATIANPGSNSDAVIVP, encoded by the coding sequence ATGCCCGAAGTAGAAGGTCCATCGGAAACCGTTAAGGAGGTTTGGACCGTGAAAAGATCCAAAGCGTTTACTCTGATTGAGCTCCTGGTTGTGATCGCGATCATCGCGTTGTTGATCTCGATCCTTCTGCCGTCGCTGTCGCGAGCTCGCGAGCTCTCGAAGCGAACCGTCTGCGCCGCGAACCTGAAGGGTCTCGGCCAGTCGATGTACATCTATGCCCAGGACGATCCGGGCACCTTCCCGGCCATTGCTCAGGTCTGGAATGCCAACAACGGTGCGATGCAGAACTTCCTGCCCAACAACCGCATCAATGAGCCGTCCACGACCGGCACGCCGTCGGTTTCGGTTGACCTCTGGGCGCTGCTCCGAGCGAATAACTCGACTCCGAAGCAGTTCAACTGCCCCAGCACGACCGACATCCCGGATCCGGCTCAGGACACAACTGCCTACTTCGATTTCCTGAGCGAGAACCCGGCCTCGGGTGCGTCGCAGTACCTCAGCTACGGCTATCACTATCAGCACGACCCGAATCGCCGAATCGTCGGAACCAGCTCGGAGCCGACTTTCCCGATCATGGCGGACGGAAATCCGTACATCAAGGGCGGCATCACGGGCGTGGCTCCCCTCACTGACCGACGCGAAGCCGGTCGCGGTAACTCGAAGAACCACACCAACCGCGAAGGCGAGAACATCCTGTTCCAGGATAGCCACGTCAGCTTTGAGAAGGGTCCCGACGTTGGTCTGTCGGGTCGCATCAGCCCCGGTCTGACGGTCTCCCGCGGTCGCGACAACTGCTACACCTACGTTGCGGCGGGTGCCACTCAGCCGGTCGACGCCGGTACGGCCATTCCGACGGCGACGATTGCCAACCCGGGTAGCAACTCGGACGCGGTCATCGTCCCTTGA
- a CDS encoding acyl-CoA/acyl-ACP dehydrogenase, protein MNFELSESQQSIRQAAIDFSQKELAGGVVNPTFDRDGWKKCAAFGAMGITIPTEFGGRGQNLDEMVAMMEGLGYGCKRYGLLIAINAHIFGSVETLYKAGTDEQKARYLRKLATGEWVAAHSVTEPEGGSDLGNMQTIARRVGDRWIINGRKKYATCGAGADLHVVYARMDDAERYRLSCFLVEPGTPGMTVRPLPATGLHGSGLSEVIYENVSVPDENVLGKPGSGSMVFQGSIERERACIFGFVLGAMKKELELAVEYANKRHVGGRAIAGYQAVAHRIADMKVRLDASRLLLYHVTSLKSANKRAPIEAAVAKLFISESFVQSSLDLIRTFAGNGFITENGIHTFLNDALGTIIFSGTNDIQRNIIAAQMGVRG, encoded by the coding sequence ATGAACTTCGAACTGTCCGAATCCCAGCAGTCCATTCGCCAGGCTGCCATCGATTTCTCGCAGAAAGAACTGGCTGGCGGAGTGGTCAATCCGACCTTCGACCGCGACGGCTGGAAAAAGTGTGCCGCTTTCGGCGCGATGGGCATCACCATTCCGACGGAATTCGGCGGCCGCGGGCAGAATCTCGATGAGATGGTCGCGATGATGGAAGGCCTCGGCTACGGTTGCAAGCGATACGGCCTGCTGATCGCGATCAACGCGCACATATTCGGCAGTGTCGAAACACTCTACAAAGCCGGCACCGATGAACAGAAGGCGCGCTATCTTCGGAAGCTCGCCACCGGCGAATGGGTCGCAGCCCATAGTGTCACCGAACCCGAAGGCGGAAGCGATCTCGGCAACATGCAGACGATCGCACGGCGCGTGGGTGATCGATGGATCATCAATGGCAGGAAGAAGTACGCGACGTGCGGCGCCGGCGCCGACCTGCATGTGGTTTATGCCCGAATGGACGACGCCGAGCGATACCGCCTGAGCTGCTTTCTCGTCGAGCCGGGAACGCCCGGCATGACCGTGCGTCCACTCCCCGCCACCGGCCTGCACGGCTCCGGATTGAGCGAAGTGATCTACGAAAATGTCTCGGTGCCCGACGAAAATGTGCTCGGCAAGCCCGGCTCCGGCTCAATGGTGTTTCAGGGATCCATCGAACGCGAACGCGCCTGCATCTTCGGCTTCGTCCTGGGGGCGATGAAGAAGGAACTCGAACTGGCCGTTGAATATGCCAACAAACGCCACGTCGGCGGTCGCGCCATCGCCGGGTATCAGGCCGTCGCCCATCGAATTGCGGATATGAAAGTGCGGCTGGATGCCTCACGATTGCTGCTGTACCACGTGACATCGTTGAAGAGCGCGAACAAACGCGCGCCGATTGAGGCGGCCGTCGCCAAATTATTTATCAGCGAGAGCTTTGTGCAAAGCAGCCTGGACCTGATACGCACCTTCGCCGGCAACGGATTCATCACCGAGAACGGCATTCACACCTTTCTGAACGACGCCCTCGGCACTATCATCTTCAGCGGCACCAACGACATCCAACGAAACATCATCGCGGCGCAAATGGGTGTTCGAGGATGA
- the priA gene encoding primosomal protein N', whose translation MPRSRAEQLTPSLIEPVESRRIRVASVALLRPVETPYSYAVPDELAGRLRPGMRVTAPFGRGGKLAPGFCIEVSECEWDSTLRPIVGIVDDEPIIGPALLKLGVWLSQYYASPVGRTLDLMVPSAAKRHAGMRQVAYVRLARGFIHSDLSHGEGNTSEAVTRETGKAKRSAKADAILHRLEQARHTGRELVQADELLRSVGCTISVLRTLEKRGQVSIESRPEHSALAAPRELHPEPGFELNADQRAAIDHISAALEAEKFAVEVLYGVTGSGKTEVYVAAIRRALALGRQAVMLVPEIALTTQTVRRLECRFDRVATIHSGMTSVERSRTWAAVAAGEFSVVIGTRSAVFAPCPNLGLMIVDEEAEPSYKSQSAPRYHTRDVAVKRCHIEGIPIVLGSATPSLETWLNVGRRPHYHLLRLPNRVRGLALPTMHLVDMNEEHRVRPGVHMLSRVMEEKLNDTLNRNEQAVILLNRRGYASFLHCAKCRTILTCPHCTVRLVFHASTSMAHCHYCGRTLRVPGRCQNLGCDGTMVKFGLGTERVEEEIGRRFPAARVRRIDSDIMRGAADFADLLGAFERREFDVMVGTQMVAKGLDFPFVSFVGVISADTALALDDFRSEERTFQLVLQVAGRSGRGDTGGTVVVQTFAADTSPIRHAVAGDYEGFARHELALRREMDLPPWSRMLRIVLADGHVTRARSAAETLSRTARERFKMHGIPARVFEPRESPITRIRDLYRFDVLVTFPTADALMRANAVMKSEKILRARAKSVVVDVDPVSLQ comes from the coding sequence ATGCCGAGAAGCCGCGCCGAACAACTGACGCCTTCGTTGATCGAGCCGGTGGAATCCCGGCGAATCCGTGTCGCATCCGTTGCGCTGTTGCGGCCGGTGGAGACGCCATACAGCTACGCGGTGCCGGACGAACTGGCTGGCAGGCTGCGGCCTGGCATGCGTGTGACGGCTCCATTCGGTCGCGGCGGAAAGCTGGCGCCGGGATTCTGCATCGAGGTCAGCGAATGCGAATGGGATTCGACGCTCAGGCCGATCGTCGGCATCGTCGATGACGAACCGATCATCGGGCCGGCGTTGCTCAAGCTGGGTGTCTGGCTGTCGCAGTACTATGCCTCGCCCGTCGGGCGAACACTCGATCTCATGGTGCCTTCGGCCGCTAAGCGGCACGCCGGAATGCGGCAAGTCGCTTACGTTCGACTCGCACGGGGCTTCATTCACTCGGATCTTTCACATGGCGAAGGCAATACCTCCGAAGCCGTAACCCGTGAGACAGGGAAGGCAAAGCGCTCCGCGAAAGCTGATGCGATCCTTCATCGTCTGGAGCAAGCACGACACACCGGCCGCGAGTTGGTTCAAGCCGATGAACTGCTCAGGTCTGTCGGCTGCACGATTTCTGTGCTGCGCACACTTGAAAAGCGCGGACAGGTAAGCATTGAATCGCGGCCGGAACATTCCGCGCTCGCCGCGCCGCGCGAGCTGCATCCGGAGCCGGGATTCGAGTTGAACGCCGACCAACGCGCGGCGATCGACCACATCTCCGCCGCGCTGGAAGCGGAAAAATTTGCCGTCGAAGTGCTTTATGGCGTGACCGGCAGCGGTAAGACGGAAGTCTATGTTGCCGCGATCCGCCGAGCGCTGGCGCTCGGTCGACAGGCGGTGATGCTGGTGCCGGAGATCGCGCTGACGACGCAGACGGTTCGGCGACTGGAGTGTCGATTCGACCGCGTGGCGACCATTCACAGCGGCATGACCTCCGTCGAGCGGTCGCGAACGTGGGCGGCTGTTGCGGCCGGGGAGTTCTCGGTGGTCATCGGGACGCGCAGCGCCGTCTTTGCGCCGTGTCCCAATCTCGGCCTGATGATCGTGGATGAGGAGGCCGAGCCGAGCTACAAGAGCCAGTCCGCGCCGCGCTATCACACTCGCGATGTGGCGGTGAAGCGATGCCATATCGAGGGCATACCGATCGTACTGGGATCGGCGACGCCATCGCTGGAGACCTGGCTGAACGTGGGGCGCCGGCCGCATTATCATCTTCTGCGCCTGCCGAATCGCGTGCGCGGTCTAGCGCTTCCGACGATGCACCTCGTGGACATGAATGAGGAACATCGCGTCCGTCCTGGCGTCCACATGCTTTCCCGCGTGATGGAAGAGAAGTTGAACGATACGTTGAATCGGAATGAACAGGCGGTGATTCTACTGAACCGTCGCGGCTATGCGAGTTTCCTGCATTGTGCAAAATGCCGAACGATTCTGACGTGTCCGCATTGCACGGTTCGTCTGGTCTTTCATGCCAGCACGTCGATGGCTCACTGCCACTACTGCGGCCGGACGCTTCGTGTGCCAGGAAGGTGTCAGAACCTCGGCTGCGATGGAACGATGGTGAAATTCGGATTGGGTACCGAGCGGGTCGAGGAGGAGATCGGCCGGCGTTTTCCCGCGGCGCGCGTGCGGCGGATCGATTCGGATATCATGCGAGGCGCGGCGGACTTCGCGGACCTTCTGGGTGCGTTTGAACGGCGGGAGTTTGATGTCATGGTCGGCACCCAGATGGTGGCGAAAGGGCTGGACTTTCCGTTTGTGTCGTTTGTCGGTGTGATCAGTGCTGATACGGCGCTGGCGCTGGATGACTTTCGCAGCGAAGAACGGACTTTCCAGCTAGTTCTGCAGGTGGCCGGTCGCAGTGGGCGCGGCGATACGGGCGGGACCGTGGTGGTGCAGACCTTTGCGGCTGATACGTCACCGATTCGACACGCCGTTGCCGGCGATTATGAGGGCTTTGCGCGGCACGAACTGGCGCTTCGCCGCGAGATGGATCTACCGCCATGGTCGCGGATGCTGAGAATCGTGCTCGCCGACGGACATGTTACGCGGGCGCGGTCGGCCGCAGAGACTTTGAGCCGAACGGCCCGGGAGCGATTTAAAATGCACGGCATTCCGGCAAGAGTCTTTGAGCCGCGTGAGTCGCCGATCACTCGAATTCGCGACCTTTACCGATTTGACGTTCTCGTGACCTTTCCGACAGCCGATGCGTTGATGCGTGCCAACGCAGTGATGAAGAGCGAGAAAATACTCCGTGCGCGCGCAAAGAGCGTCGTGGTCGATGTCGATCCAGTGTCATTGCAATGA
- a CDS encoding L,D-transpeptidase, producing the protein MSRLRAEGWDEQVADRLGLWVSVERQRLVGIQKGRVRWNLVCSTAEKGVGNREGSYQTPTGWHFVDERIGADLPKGAVLVSRKFTGEVWKVGDETTKDLVLSRILWLRGLEEGKNRGPGIDSHDRFIYIHGTPAEHRLGRPASMGCVRLSNEDVIRLFDDVPTGTRVYITEW; encoded by the coding sequence ATGTCACGGCTTCGCGCCGAAGGCTGGGACGAGCAGGTCGCCGATCGACTCGGACTGTGGGTTTCAGTCGAACGACAACGGCTGGTCGGAATTCAGAAGGGCAGAGTCCGCTGGAATCTTGTCTGCTCGACGGCTGAGAAGGGTGTCGGCAACAGGGAAGGCAGTTACCAGACGCCGACGGGGTGGCACTTCGTGGACGAGCGAATCGGCGCGGATCTGCCGAAGGGCGCGGTGCTGGTCAGCCGCAAATTCACCGGCGAAGTCTGGAAGGTCGGCGATGAGACCACCAAGGATCTGGTTCTGTCCCGGATTCTCTGGCTGCGCGGTCTCGAAGAAGGGAAAAATCGCGGTCCGGGCATCGATTCGCACGATCGATTCATCTACATACATGGCACGCCGGCTGAACATCGGCTGGGCCGCCCGGCCTCAATGGGCTGTGTGCGATTGTCAAACGAGGATGTAATCCGGTTGTTCGACGACGTGCCGACCGGCACGCGCGTCTATATCACCGAATGGTAG
- the purE gene encoding 5-(carboxyamino)imidazole ribonucleotide mutase, with product MSETVDVGVVMGSSSDWDTLRHAAEILTEFAVNHEVRVVSAHRTPDLLFEYAGTAAKRGLKVIIAGAGGSAHLPGMLAAKTAVPILGVPVQSHTLSGIDSLLSIVQMPKGIPVATFAIGPAGAANAALFAVAVLAQDRPELAARLDAFRAKQTQAVLDHPDPRGRP from the coding sequence ATGTCAGAGACCGTGGACGTCGGCGTCGTGATGGGCAGTTCGAGCGATTGGGATACGCTGCGCCATGCGGCCGAGATACTGACTGAATTTGCCGTGAACCATGAGGTTCGCGTCGTCTCGGCTCATCGCACGCCAGATCTACTCTTCGAATATGCAGGCACCGCGGCCAAGCGCGGGCTGAAAGTGATCATCGCCGGCGCGGGCGGTTCGGCACATCTGCCGGGAATGCTGGCGGCTAAAACTGCGGTCCCGATCCTGGGTGTCCCGGTACAGTCACACACTCTTTCCGGCATCGATTCACTGCTCTCCATCGTTCAGATGCCGAAGGGGATTCCGGTTGCCACGTTCGCAATCGGCCCCGCAGGCGCGGCCAACGCGGCACTCTTCGCCGTGGCTGTCCTTGCACAGGATCGACCGGAACTTGCCGCACGACTCGACGCATTTCGTGCGAAGCAGACGCAGGCCGTGCTCGATCATCCCGACCCACGAGGTCGCCCATGA